One segment of Radiobacillus kanasensis DNA contains the following:
- a CDS encoding sporulation protein YpjB gives MKQRIMAVISITVLCWSMGSYIFSDNAFADHHSDISETLYEYQRFVQDGRLENAESVLNRHKDDLEKWISDHAPEESQKELFEILNQNLLSISNDSISKVEKLKYAYTLLLAFDSVSNPNVAIWKDWETNLQATLASIIEQDSPVTDEQLQDVMYKWEIIAPSLKMTASDEVYDSLHKAYQKIGEASTDDEKNKWLQSTYREMKVLDVTTMGHNKQMSNFFIMLMIVGGVITCTLSYVAWKKYIGEKKKKHRLSN, from the coding sequence ATGAAGCAGAGAATTATGGCAGTTATAAGTATCACGGTATTATGTTGGAGTATGGGATCTTACATTTTTTCAGATAACGCGTTTGCCGACCATCATTCGGACATTTCGGAAACGTTATATGAATACCAACGATTTGTTCAGGATGGGAGATTGGAAAATGCGGAGTCTGTTTTGAACCGTCATAAAGATGATTTAGAAAAGTGGATAAGCGATCATGCTCCTGAAGAATCTCAAAAGGAATTATTTGAAATATTAAATCAGAACTTACTCTCTATTTCAAATGACTCCATTTCGAAAGTGGAAAAATTAAAATATGCTTATACGCTTTTATTAGCCTTTGATTCGGTGTCTAATCCAAACGTAGCAATTTGGAAGGATTGGGAAACGAACCTTCAGGCCACATTAGCCTCTATTATAGAGCAGGATTCGCCCGTTACAGATGAACAGTTACAGGATGTGATGTACAAATGGGAAATCATTGCTCCTTCGTTAAAAATGACAGCAAGTGACGAGGTATATGATTCTTTGCATAAAGCCTATCAAAAGATAGGGGAAGCATCCACAGATGACGAGAAAAACAAATGGCTACAGAGCACGTACCGAGAAATGAAAGTGTTAGATGTGACGACCATGGGCCATAATAAACAGATGTCTAACTTTTTTATTATGCTAATGATTGTGGGTGGCGTTATTACGTGTACATTATCTTATGTAGCTTGGAAAAAATATAT
- the lhaT gene encoding lipoprotein heptaprenylglyceryl N-acetyltransferase LhaT: MLRNLLYHRTFMTLLLIINVLGTIYGYIWYEGQLAVTPPHFLLFVPDSPTASLFFCLFLFFYLSGRKVPYIEALAVITLFKYGVWAVVMNILTLLVDGYIGWVGYMLIASHGAMAIQGLLYAPLYTIRLRHIMVAAVWTLHNDVIDYVFGMMPTYSSLSLYMKEIGYFTFWLSVLSIAIAYLVSTKKSISISYNP, from the coding sequence ATGCTTCGAAATTTACTATATCATCGCACATTTATGACTCTGTTATTGATCATTAACGTTTTAGGTACGATATACGGATATATATGGTATGAAGGTCAACTTGCTGTTACACCGCCACATTTTTTACTATTTGTACCCGACAGCCCAACAGCAAGCTTGTTTTTTTGTCTGTTTTTGTTTTTTTACTTATCGGGAAGAAAGGTTCCTTACATAGAAGCGCTTGCTGTTATTACGTTGTTTAAGTATGGAGTATGGGCTGTTGTCATGAATATCCTAACTTTACTAGTAGATGGGTACATAGGTTGGGTAGGTTACATGTTAATCGCATCGCACGGAGCCATGGCAATTCAAGGCCTATTATATGCGCCTCTTTATACGATTAGATTAAGGCACATTATGGTAGCTGCTGTTTGGACATTACATAATGATGTAATTGATTATGTGTTCGGTATGATGCCGACCTATAGTTCGCTCTCCTTATATATGAAAGAGATTGGCTATTTTACATTCTGGCTTAGTGTTCTTTCCATTGCTATTGCTTATCTCGTATCGACGAAAAAATCGATATCGATATCGTACAATCCTTAA